The following are encoded in a window of Carya illinoinensis cultivar Pawnee chromosome 15, C.illinoinensisPawnee_v1, whole genome shotgun sequence genomic DNA:
- the LOC122295886 gene encoding uncharacterized protein LOC122295886: MMGTGLRFGPLRGENRFYVPSKGRKNQNQQKQARRGKKGDETARLDSSLTSKGPPYSLTKPLELPLKPASNLDRFLESTTSLVLAQYFSKTTMRGLRTCDVEFQPYFMLNDLWETFKERSAYGVGVPFVLNEDDSVVQYYVPYLSGIQLYVEPATGSNAKPSL; the protein is encoded by the exons ATGATGGGAACTGGGTTACGCTTTGGGCCTCTGCGCGGTGAGAATCGGTTCTATGTCCCATCGAAAGGCAGAAAAAATCAGAATCAGCAAAAACAAGCTCGGAGAGGAAAAAAGGGTGATGAGACCGCGAGGCTGGATTCATCTCTGACGAGCAAAGGCCCTCCATATTCATTGACAAAGCCTTTGGAGCTTCCTCTAAAGCCTGCTAGTAACCTTGATAGGTTCTTGGAATCCACCACGTCTTTGGTCCTGGCCCAGTATTTCTCCAAG aCGACAATGAGGGGGTTGAGGACTTGTGATGTTGAGTTTCAACCATACTTCATGTTGAATGATCTTTGGGAAACATTTAAGGAACGGAGTGCATACGGGGTGGGAGTGCCTTTTGTACTTAATGAGGATGATTCTGTTGTTCAATATTATGTACCATATTTATCTGGCATACAATTGTATGTCGAGCCTGCTACAGGGTCAAATGCTAAGCCAAG TCTCTGA